The following coding sequences are from one Phyllostomus discolor isolate MPI-MPIP mPhyDis1 chromosome 11, mPhyDis1.pri.v3, whole genome shotgun sequence window:
- the TRIM13 gene encoding E3 ubiquitin-protein ligase TRIM13 isoform X1: MELLEEDLTCPICCSLFDDPRVLPCSHNFCKKCLEGILEGNVRNSLWRSPPFKCPTCRKETSASGVNSLQVNYSLKGIVEKYNKIKISPKMPMCKGHLGQPLNIFCLTDMQLICGICATRGDHTKHAFCSIEDAYAQERDAFQSLFQSFETWRRGDALSRLDTLETNKRKSLQLLTKESDKVKEFFEKLQHTLDQKKNEILSDFETMKLTVMQAYDPEINKLNTILQEQRMAFNIAEAFKDVSEPIIFLQQMQEFREKIKVIKETPLPPSNLPTGPLMKNFDTSQWEDIKLADVDKLSLPQDTDTLISKIPWSFYKLFLVVILLGLLIFFSHAIFLEWPLYDEFSSWKDHLSHFSSYLTKSPDFVEQSVFYWEQVMGGFFIFSERFKNFTWVVLNNVAEFMCKYKLL, from the coding sequence ATGGAGCTGCTTGAAGAAGATCTTACGTGCCCGATTTGTTGCAGTCTGTTTGATGATCCTCGAGTTTTGCCTTGTTCGCACAACTTCTGCAAAAAATGTTTAGAAGGGATTTTAGAGGGAAATGTACGGAATTCATTGTGGAGATCACCTCCATTCAAGTGCCCCACTTGCCGGAAGGAAACTTCAGCTTCTGGAGTCAATAGCCTGCAGGTTAATTACTCCTTGAAGGGTATTGTGGAGAAGTATAACAAGATCAAGATCTCTCCCAAAATGCCCATGTGCAAAGGACACTTGGGGCAGCCTCTCAATATTTTCTGCTTGACTGATATGCAGCTGATTTGTGGGATCTGTGCTACCCGTGGTGATCACACTAAACATGCCTTCTGTTCTATTGAAGATGCCTATGCTCAGGAAAGGGACGCCTTTCAGTCCCTCTTTCAGAGCTTTGAGACCTGGCGTCGGGGAGATGCTCTTTCTCGCTTGGATACCTTGGAAACTAACAAAAGGAAATCTCTACAGTTACTGACTAAAGAATCAGATAAAGTGAAGGAGTTTTTTGAGAAATTACAACACACATTAGatcaaaaaaagaatgaaatcttgtctgACTTTGAGACCATGAAGCTTACAGTTATGCAAGCCTATGACCCAGAAATTAACAAACTCAATACCATCTTGCAGGAACAGCGAATGGCCTTTAACATTGCTGAGGCCTTTAAAGATGTGTCAGAACCAATCATATTTCTGCAGCAGATGCAGGAGttcagggagaaaataaaagtaatcaaGGAAACTCCTCTACCTCCCTCTAATTTGCCCACGGGTCCTTTAATGAAAAACTTTGATACCAGTCAGTGGGAAGACATAAAACTAGCAGATGTAGATAAACTTTCTTTGCCTCAAGACACTGACACATTAATTAGTAAGATTCCCTGGAGTTTTTATAAGTTATTTCTGGTAGTCATTCTGCTTggccttctcattttcttcagtCATGCTATATTCCTAGAATGGCCTTTATATGACGAATTCTCAAGCTGGAAAGACCATCTTTCACACTTCAGTTCCTATTTGACTAAATCACCTGATTTTGTAGAACAATCAGTTTTTTACTGGGAACAGGTGATGGGtgggtttttcattttcagtgaaAGATTCAAGAATTTTACTTGGGTGGTGCTGAATAATGTGGCAGAATTTATGTGCAAATATAAGTTACTGTAA